The Yersinia intermedia genome window below encodes:
- the argC gene encoding N-acetyl-gamma-glutamyl-phosphate reductase has product MLNTLIVGASGYAGAELTAYLSRHPHMNITGLTVSAQSADAGKLLSDLHPQLKGIIDLPLQPLVDVAQAAKGVDVVFLATAHEVSHDLAPQFLAAGCVVFDLSGAFRVKDAAFYRQYYGFEHKHPDWLDKAVYGLAEWQAEEIKQAQLIAVPGCYPTASQLALKPLVDNKLLNEAQWPVINAVSGVSGAGRKASIGNSFCEVSLQPYGLFNHRHHPEIVAHLGTPVIFTPHLGNFARGILATITCRLNAGVTAQDIADAYHHAYQDKPLVRLYQHGVPALKAVVGLPFCDIGFSVQGEHLIIVATEDNLLKGAAAQAVQCMNIRFGFTETESLLWGKVSH; this is encoded by the coding sequence ATGTTGAATACGCTAATTGTTGGTGCCAGTGGTTATGCCGGAGCCGAGCTTACGGCTTACCTGAGTCGTCACCCACATATGAACATAACCGGTTTAACGGTTTCAGCGCAAAGTGCAGATGCAGGAAAATTACTTTCTGACCTGCATCCGCAGCTAAAAGGCATTATTGATCTCCCGCTGCAACCCTTGGTGGATGTGGCTCAGGCGGCAAAAGGGGTTGATGTTGTGTTCCTCGCTACCGCCCATGAGGTCAGTCATGATTTAGCGCCACAATTTTTAGCTGCCGGTTGTGTCGTATTCGATCTCTCCGGTGCGTTTCGGGTGAAAGATGCGGCGTTTTACCGCCAGTATTATGGTTTTGAACATAAACATCCCGACTGGCTGGATAAAGCCGTTTATGGGCTAGCTGAATGGCAGGCAGAAGAGATTAAGCAGGCACAGTTGATCGCCGTTCCTGGCTGCTATCCAACCGCATCACAATTAGCGCTTAAGCCGTTGGTTGATAATAAATTATTGAATGAAGCACAGTGGCCGGTGATTAATGCAGTCAGTGGCGTCAGCGGCGCAGGGCGTAAGGCCAGTATCGGCAACAGTTTCTGTGAAGTCAGTTTGCAGCCATACGGCTTGTTCAATCATCGTCATCACCCAGAAATTGTAGCTCACCTTGGCACACCCGTTATTTTTACCCCCCACTTGGGTAATTTCGCCCGCGGTATTCTGGCGACCATTACCTGCCGCCTGAACGCGGGTGTGACGGCGCAAGATATTGCTGACGCGTATCACCATGCTTATCAGGATAAACCGCTGGTGCGGTTGTATCAGCACGGTGTTCCCGCGTTGAAAGCGGTGGTTGGTTTGCCTTTCTGCGATATCGGTTTCTCAGTGCAAGGCGAACATTTAATTATTGTCGCCACTGAAGATAACCTACTAAAAGGTGCGGCAGCTCAGGCTGTGCAATGCATGAATATACGTTTTGGTTTTACAGAAACCGAGTCTCTGTTGTGGGGCAAGGTAAGTCACTAG
- the argB gene encoding acetylglutamate kinase translates to MNPLVIKLGGVLLDSEEALERLFTALVTYREKHERPLVIMHGGGCLVDDLMKKLALPVVKKNGLRVTPADQIDIITGALAGTANKTLLAWAVKHNINAVGLCLGDGGTVSVTLLDAELGHVGNAQPGSPALVQTLLAADYMPIISSIGITADGQLMNVNADQAATALAATLGADLILLSDVSGILDGKGQRIAEMTAQKAEQLIAQGIITDGMVVKVNAALDAARSLGRPVDIASWRHADQLPALFNGEPIGTRILA, encoded by the coding sequence ATGAATCCGTTAGTCATTAAATTAGGTGGCGTATTGCTCGACAGCGAAGAAGCGCTGGAACGCCTGTTTACTGCATTGGTGACTTATCGCGAGAAGCATGAGCGCCCGCTAGTGATTATGCACGGTGGCGGTTGTCTGGTTGACGATCTGATGAAAAAACTCGCTTTGCCGGTAGTGAAGAAAAACGGCTTGCGTGTCACCCCTGCTGACCAGATTGATATTATTACCGGCGCACTGGCAGGCACCGCTAACAAAACCCTGCTGGCTTGGGCGGTAAAACATAACATTAATGCTGTTGGCTTGTGTTTGGGCGATGGCGGAACCGTATCGGTAACGCTACTGGATGCCGAATTGGGGCATGTGGGTAACGCTCAACCGGGTTCACCTGCGTTAGTGCAAACCTTGCTGGCTGCGGATTACATGCCCATTATCAGTTCCATTGGTATTACTGCCGACGGCCAACTGATGAATGTGAATGCCGATCAGGCGGCCACCGCGTTAGCCGCCACCCTTGGGGCTGATTTGATTTTACTGTCTGATGTTAGCGGTATTCTGGATGGCAAAGGCCAACGGATTGCTGAAATGACGGCGCAAAAGGCCGAGCAACTCATTGCTCAGGGCATCATTACCGATGGTATGGTAGTTAAAGTGAATGCAGCGCTGGATGCAGCACGCTCATTAGGCCGCCCGGTAGATATTGCCAGTTGGCGTCATGCGGATCAGTTACCGGCACTGTTTAATGGTGAGCCAATTGGCACGCGTATTCTGGCCTAA